A region of the Scomber scombrus chromosome 17, fScoSco1.1, whole genome shotgun sequence genome:
GCTGGAGTTTCACCATTACTATCTGTTGCACACCCACAAGTACTGCAGATGGCTACTTAAGAGCTtcttgcacatactgtacatcttagtctgtgtgtgtgtgtctgtatctgtctTACCTGTAGGACagggctggtgtgtgtgttggggaagGCAGTGGGTCTGTTCAACCACAGAATCAGATCCTTGCGAGACAGACATCTGCTCCTGGGCCGTAACCTCCCCCTgtccccctccccttctctgtcttcctcctgCCCTTCTTCTTCGAGGCCAAACAGGCGTTGACAGTGGAGCCGGTATGCAGCTttcagggagagaaaaagggcTAACCATCTGTAATCGGTGAagggaaaggaaaaaataatcATGTGAATACTTCATAATGAATTCTGCAATGTAAACTTGGCCACTATCAATTCTTAAACAGCCCTTTCTCTACAGTGAGAACAGAGTACAGAGTAAGCTAGGGTATAACACCCTCAAGAGCTGTTGAACATTCATGGTCTCACTtattggaaacaaaaacaaagagagtAACAGATCTGAAGATGAAACCCACCTGACTAAGGTGCCTTGTAGCATGAGATTGGACATCTCGGCTGGTGACACATCGATGAAGCGCAGGAAGGAGAAACAACTTCCTTTGTCATCACCTGGAACAGTAAGTATAGGAAAATAAACCGaagcagaaagaaaagcaaaatatCAATTGGGAATGATGGAGACGGTAaagtagaaagagagaaactggAGTGAAACTGAGGTTTGAATGTCAACTGAAAGATATTATCTCAGAATAGGGAAACAAAATGTGCTCACCTTTCCTGTGGAATAGAGACTGCTGGATGTGATTTGGAGAGAAGGGGGACAACAGCACTTGAAGTAATCTATGGAGAGAGACTGGGTTAAATCGCTGGAAATGTACAAAAGACAATCTGATCCCAGTCAGACTCACAAAACGTGTTAATAGCTATAAATTGGATAATAGCTTTTGGTGAGTGAAACTACCAAATTAATAAATGTCCACAAGAACAAAGGTTTGCTGGGAAAAAGTAATTTCACATTATCAAAACAATACTTGTAGGAATTTTGACAGCGCTGTTTTACTTggatttgtgtgattttgtgttgaGATAGAGCATCTGTGTGGTGTGACTTACTTGTTCTTGGCCTGGTTGTGTGTGAGGCCATGACGGTAGAGGAACTTAGACATGATGTAGGGCTTGAGGGACATGTGGAAAGGAGAGCGTGTCTCCTGGCGCTCAAACAAGTCGGGGTGattacacacctacacacagatGGTGTAATTAGGAAATAAGCATTACTCATATTTGTTGTAGGACTGTCAAACCAAACATCTTGATTTTTGTTCCCATCAATAAAAATGCAGTGTAAATGTAGTGACAACATCATCTAAACTAATAAACGCTTCACTCATCTAGTAATACTTTATTCTATTTTCACACTCTGTGTGAGCTGCAGGTCCTACCTTCCTGAACTGCATGACCAGGTTCATGAGGGAGGATGTGGTGGTGTGGGACTGCTGGGCCGTTCCCATGGAGGACTGAAGTAGATCCTCAATAGAAATCTTGTTTCTAAGAGCCTGATAGAGCAACCTCTGCCGGGATGTCAGCTGGCAGTAGGTCAGGATCTCGATCTGCAGAGGAAAAGAACAGCAAGTGTGCATAAAACCGAGCTCATAAAACCCCCACCATAACCATCATCTTGTTTCTCCTGGTTGGGTAAATATGAGAAAAGAGATTTACTGTGAAATTCCTGTAAGCACAGCTTGAGTTCGGATCTCTACCAATtttactttttcctttcttccaaagcatatgattcacataattttcatactcattaaaccattcagtgacacCTCATGTGCTATGGATCCATGcccattgtcatcctggaagagccCAATCCCATCAGCATAGAAAATGTGTCATGAAAGGACAAAAGTGATCAGTCtcaacaactttgtattgatttgcagtgatcCTTCCCTCTAAGATGAAAAGTGGATACAAACCATACCcccccccacagcataacagagccaccagatcccctcactgtaggggacaagcattcagacctgtacaagtttttcctttaatttgtcatccgcctatatatatatatatatatataaacacactgtgtaAAAGACAGTTGACATACATAAATTGAGCCTACAGTGAGAACAAAAATATTTCGTTTCTCAATTTAGGATTAGTATGATGTTATGCCTGCTTTAGGTCACATACAGTGTTTACACATGGGCTATGGGACCATGAGCATGAATTTATGGGTTCAGACTTCATACCCTGCTTGACCAATATTCTTTAAACACACATCCAAATCTGTGGTTTTTATCTAGTGTCATGTTTTGATGAAAGCAGGgaaactgcaacaacaacaacaaaccataaAACTCGACCATGAACCATGAGTGAACTTCACCAGTCACCAAAACAAGAGAACAGAAGAGGAAGTGGGCTGGCAGAACTGCATGTGGGTACGAACTAAGAGAGTGAAAAAGACAGATGTGGGGGAGTGGTGAACTCTGCCATTCCTCTGACTCTGACTGTGTTTCGAGACTCCCACAGCGTAtgagtgagtatgtgtgtacCGGGTGTGACAGCAAGAGACCCTGAGTCCAACATCTGTCAAGAGGATCTGCCAGCACAAGCATCACTCACAGGCTTATTATAACACTTTAGGTGTCAGTGAGCTCTACAGGgtgacagatggaggaagggTGCAGGTTTAaccaggaaagaaaagaagtacGGCTATATAATATTGacattattatatgatattgcACTTTTAGAGCTGATACATTTAGACTATCTTTAAAATCTCACCCAAtacaattcattttaatgttcacATATTAGCGTAGACATTTCTTGAAAAATCCAgaattgataaataaatattcatttcaACGATTTAACTGCCCGAAAAAAgatgtctcctccttcactttaaaaaaacccactctcagtgtgtgtgcactggttgcttcaagtttccacatcacacacaagttgcatactggactaTGACTGGCTTCCACACCAGTTGTGATGTTACAAATGCCCCTAAGCCCACCCctaaaaccctttttttaaattgactttaATTAGTACAGAGAAACTTTCTTCCCTCTGCAGATGACGTTTCCAGTTTAAACTTTGCACACACAACATTCACTTCATACAAGTGAAGCTCAAACTTCAAACTGAAGGAACAATGGGCAAAACTGATTTTTGAGAGGAGAGggattttaagttttaatggtGCAAGAGAAACTTAGTTTGAGCAAACACAGAAAGTAAAGTTCTTTCGTACCTTGTCCGAAAGCTCGTTTTCCACGTCCTTCTTTATCCTGCGCAACATGAAAGGCTTTAGGATCATATGCAGTCTGGAAAGTTGgtctgaaacacaaacatcGAACAATTGTGTTATACATATCACACGCAACAGTGAGCACAAATGTTGGCACACAAACAATATTATTTCCTAACAAGTGAGCTGAAAAATATTCTATGTTGTTGGCTGAAAGAGTAGGAAAAACGTAGCCATGGAAAAAATGTTCTTCAGGAGCTAAGAGTCATACTCACTCTCATCGATGGCAGACTTGTTTTCAGCATGGCTCTCAATGTCCTTAGAGAACCACTCGTTAAACTCTTCATGGGAATCAAACAGTGTAGGCATGATGAAGTGGAGCAGGGCCCAGAGCTGAGATACAATAATAACATACAGTTGTCAACAGTTCTTGCACAAACTGCATGtacaaacatacagacagatatacggacagacagacagacacacacacgcacggacacacgcacacacacaaaactcacCTCAGCCATTGTGTTTTGAATGGGCGTCCCAGTGAGCAGCAGTCTGTTTCGACACTGGAACTGAAGGAGGATTTTCCACCGGACACTAAAAACATGAAGGGAAATGGTGACTGGagataaagtgtaaaaattatgagtttattatttgtatttaatactTGCCTTACTACAATCACACCAAGTCTTTGAGAACATTGTGTGActaaatttgtacattttggcTAGTGTCCATGAAATGACGTATACTTGTGTTGTTGGACAGATGAACAACTATATTTTCCCCCagtttttcacactttttgttTCAAAGAACGGTATCTCTTATCTGCATGTATGCAGTTAATTACAAACTCTGTTTCTGATGGCAATTTCACAAATCATAATTtactaaatgtgtttaaaagaaacTTTGCTTTTCCAAACATCCAGCAGCTAACAGGGTATATCCGTGTtactagtatagtataaagATATCAACTTGTAAAGACTTGAAAACTAATTGGTATCACTCtgtttttggtaaaaaaattagGTTTTTATTGGATAGTTTTGTAAAACAGTATAAAGCCAAATTATAGAAAAGTCTTTTGGATGGTGTTTTTATCTGCTGAAAAGTGGTTGAGTGGTTGAATCAGGAGTAGGAAAATTGCATCAATCAATCTACAAGACTTGGGGGGAAATGGAAAATTAGTACATTGGAGTCCATTCATTGTGAGGGTGCTGCCACATGCAAATTCGCCACTAAGGTCCTCTACACTCTGGAGAAGTATCAACATAACTGACAGGTataataaatctgtaaatctgtaaatacTGTGAAGTATTTCCTGTTAACATTATAACACACAGGAATCCTGCGATTTGTTTTGGAATCAAGAATTACACGAAACGAGCCACCTTGTTATCACTTTACCTGGTACTGCTTTTCAGTGCCTGGGCCTCATCCAGAACCATGTACTGCCATTTGACCCTCTGGAAGTACTTGACATCCTGGACCACGAGCTGGTAGCTTGTGATCACCACGTGGAATGGTGCATTTTGAGTGTAAAGGGTTTTCTAAACGTGTACACAAAtggcgagagagaaagagttacagactagaagaagaaaagaactGAGAAATAAAATTTActgacaacacaacacactgccACATTTTCATGACAATGTATCATCAGCTTTGTCATCTTTTCTCTCCTTACCTGGCTCCAAAATTTCCGAATAACTTTGCGATCGTGAGGGTTTCCCCAATATGGCAACACCTGATGGACAAAACAGTCAAGTTAAAAACAAGGAGGAAAAAGTGGCTCTATCCACATATTCAATAATACCGATATCATCACTTGTGTGATTCTATTTCCCCTGATCTACGTTCAAACTCATCTCTTCCAAATCGCTTACATTCATGCCGAGCTACACTGATGTTCCCAGAGAAAATATTTAGGCACAGCATCATGTATCAATCACTGCTTCAGTTCAAAAGCTGTTGATGTAGAGTGTGATGTGAAAAGTTTTACACATCATTACATCAATCCACACCAGCTGTTATTCCATTGTTTTCAGTCAGTCTTGCTTTGAGTGTGCAGGAAGCTTATCTTCAAATTGTGTAATATGGTCTTTTCACACTTCATTAGCAAAACAGACTGgaattgatttttgttttaaactagCTGAGAAAGTGGGCATACTTGAGTGCTGACCACAACATGGAGTTAAGAATATTAGACTGTGCATGAGTGCATCTGTGTGCATTGAAGCATGGCTGATGGGTTTGATAAATGGTGTTTAGCTTGCAAGAGCCTGTCGAATGTTTGTTAAAAGCATgccaaaagatttttttcaaagccccccccccacacacacacacacacaactttgtTCTTACGTTTTAAACCAGGCAATGCTATAAATATCCTAATACAATACTGCCCTCTAATGAGCAGttctaaaaatgtttgcatCTCTGAGCACTTTATCCTGAGTGTGTTTGCTTTCTATTGTTTCTCAGCATTTCTCACAAAAGCCACTCTGCACTGGGTTCATTAGAGGGGTGAAAAAGACTCCAGTAAACAGTAGAAATGAGGACGCCAGTATTCCTGCATACATGTTTTTCACAGGTGTTTCCGCTGACGTGCTCATTTAGCAGTGTCATGGATCCTCACCTTGAATTTGGGCACAAAGCGGGTGAACTCCTGGTGCCAGTTGTTGAGCGTGGATGCGGGAGAGATGATCAGGAATGGACCCCAGATGTTGTCTCTCTGTGCagggagacagaaaagagaaaacatggtCAGCCGCAACAACAGGTGGTCTTTGTGTGAGCACCCAATAACAGGAAGATCTGGAGGAACACAGCATGCATCTTCCTGTCAGCGATACTTCAACACTGAAATGCTCCCATTTCCCCTGATTTCTACTTTCGCTCCCTTTGGAGcgatgagagaaagagagatctAAAGAGCGGGCAAATCAGCTATTCACAACAATGAAATAAGTCATATGACTCATTCAATGAATTATTCCAACACCTGCAAAGAGCCAGAAACTAGGGACTCTTTTAAAGGATGCAGGTGCACAAAGAATCTGGGGGTTAGATGTTTTCCTTCGTCAGAAACAACAGCAAAGACAATTGGATATTCCACAAAGCTTTTCGGAAGTGAAACCCATTGGCCCAGTGCTCTCTCACCTCTGCTAGGTGGGCCAACAGGGCAATACTCTGGACTGTCTTCCCAAGTCCCATCTCATCTGCCAGGATTCCATTGATTCCctacagaaaagagagagaaacacagaggaaaaaaataaaacagtcaatgtttataaataagaaaataatatggAATCACTTGAATGCCAAAAAAACACTCTGAAATAACTGTAAAACTAAAAGAAACTCCAGAGTGTTGTAATACCATGACATAAGTGTAGCCTGACAAAAACATTAGCACTGAACTCTTTTAGCATTTCAAACTTCTAGCTACAAAATTAACAGATCCAAcctttatatttaaagaaaaaacaactaagAGAAACATTAAGGGTTacagatttatatattttttttaattccccCCCAGGAAGCTAGATGGACAGTGGTACCTGTTCATAGAGGTTGGCGAGCCAGTTCATGCCTTTGAGTTGGTAACCCTTGAGCTTGCCGTTGAAGATGGTGGGCTGAGGAATTTCTTCACCTGCGTGTATGGATGGGTTGGCAAGGCTGTAGCTCTCTCCAAATCCGGAGCCGGCGCCTGAGAACGATGCAACAGCTGCATGGAGAGATGCACTGCGGCTGTCCTTCGCCTCCTCGTCAAACATTCGCGTCTGCAGGGAGAGATTTGGCAGTTAGACTGGGgcagtttgtgtgtatatggAAGTGCAATCAGACCTGAATTATCTACTTACTTTTTCTTGATGAATCTTGTAGGCTTCTTTAGCGTTCCTCAAGGCCTGGGACTTGTAGTATTCACTATCTGAAATCATATACAGACAGTTTGTGCATAAAACCATAAATTCCAGTTCAACATCACACTACACATACCCAAAGGAAAATTTGCAAGAAAGACTGACATtctaaaagaaataaatactgcaatttctttaataattattatcagaaaattaattttaaataattgtCATTACCAATTGTAAATTTGTAATGGGTAGCAATGAGTTATTTGTTGGTTAACAAAGAGTGGCCCTAATCGACCTGCATTATATTTACAGTAGTTTCCAGACTTAAATTAATAGAATTAATTACACATATATTCCTACTGTCCCTAAAAGTGATTCAGTGGGTAGAGACATACAACTTTCACTTATTAACTGACTCTGCTCCAGTTACAGAATAAACTTGAATGAGCAGTTCATACCATAGTCCTCCTGTCCCATATTGACCATAACGCCTCCTCCAATGTCAATTTGTCTCTGCGCCCCACTGTCATCAAGCTTTTTCAGAATTTCCTCCTGAGCTTTATCTCCCCCTGGACCCCCTTTGCTGGCTTTACCGCTCATGAAATGAGCATACAGTTCTGTCTGGGTGATGAGGAAATTCAGTTTACGCTGCTGACGTTTGGCCTgcaagagacaaagacaaaaaaatgtttatgtatcACTGCTAAAGATGGTTAATATATCCCACATTCCAACCATTCTAAAacgtgtgtttttatgtaacatGGCACCTTCCTCTCCACTTACCTCTCTCATCTCCTCGTCAAGTTTACGTTGTTCCAGGGCTTCCTTCTCTGCCCTCTTCCTGTGCTCCTTCTCTACTTTGTCATATTTCTTCCAGTAAAGCATCATCTCCTTGGTGAGCCGGCGAGCCCGAGGTAACGTCTCTTTACAGTTCTTCTGGGCTTGGATAGCTGCACGCCGGACCTCTCGCATGCACTGGTGAGCcaactggggaaaaaaacaaaaacaaaaccagctGAACTGTTGTACTGGAGCTTCAATTTAGTCTTTCAAAAATCAAGAAATAAAGAGTTAGTTTCAAGCATCAGCAGAAAGTTTTGATACAATTAAACGCCATGGTAGTGTGTATGCTTGACCGGGACTTACCTTTTTAGCATTGGTCAAGACAAGGTTCTTAGCAGAGGTCTTCTGCTTAAAAGTCTGCAAAATAAGTATAAATAGGACAATTGAGACTAATAAGTCTTGGAAAAATGGTACTGAACACTTCACCAAAAAACAATCATAATTTTTTACCTCTTCTCGTCGTGTCATGCGTACTAACCTTGGGGATCTCCTTTTTGGCGATGGTGAGCCACACCTTGCGTCTACGTGCATTAAGTTGCTCAACGGTAAGATGTTTCTTCTTCACCATGGGCAGCGGAGCATCGTGGGAAAACTTTGCGAAGATCTTGGTGACATAAGGCCGCCCCTCGTCCAGAAAATCTCCCTCTCCccgtttctttttcttcttcacttttttcagtttggCTAAGAGATGAacaaattaataataacaaattaatgataacacatttttaatcttGCCAGCTATTCCAGCAATTACCCAATTATTTTGCTTTGCTGCACTGACACGACTGCAAAAGATTCCTAATAAatggttgggtttttttgtctttacctTTGAACTTTTTCTCAtctttgattttcttcttctttgggcCCAATAGATGGCGCTGTTGTTCATAGAAGG
Encoded here:
- the ino80 gene encoding chromatin-remodeling ATPase INO80 isoform X2, which translates into the protein MASGQGGRLDAGASGSSGLAKPLYLQRLERSLRLDSFLRHTAAIFNRDITSDDSDDSDGALGTGLSLDPSTQHTALTVKSEPCEQGEGLAEGKPLNGVLLQDQKADKTNLYNFSKLKKNRRWLKSILLSDDTTDSDTDSDDSDFSLSREELHDMLRLHRYTRQHQSKFHSDRELHQYQFYSTGLLSTHDSFYEQQRHLLGPKKKKIKDEKKFKAKLKKVKKKKKRGEGDFLDEGRPYVTKIFAKFSHDAPLPMVKKKHLTVEQLNARRRKVWLTIAKKEIPKTFKQKTSAKNLVLTNAKKLAHQCMREVRRAAIQAQKNCKETLPRARRLTKEMMLYWKKYDKVEKEHRKRAEKEALEQRKLDEEMREAKRQQRKLNFLITQTELYAHFMSGKASKGGPGGDKAQEEILKKLDDSGAQRQIDIGGGVMVNMGQEDYDSEYYKSQALRNAKEAYKIHQEKTRMFDEEAKDSRSASLHAAVASFSGAGSGFGESYSLANPSIHAGEEIPQPTIFNGKLKGYQLKGMNWLANLYEQGINGILADEMGLGKTVQSIALLAHLAERDNIWGPFLIISPASTLNNWHQEFTRFVPKFKVLPYWGNPHDRKVIRKFWSQKTLYTQNAPFHVVITSYQLVVQDVKYFQRVKWQYMVLDEAQALKSSTSVRWKILLQFQCRNRLLLTGTPIQNTMAELWALLHFIMPTLFDSHEEFNEWFSKDIESHAENKSAIDENQLSRLHMILKPFMLRRIKKDVENELSDKIEILTYCQLTSRQRLLYQALRNKISIEDLLQSSMGTAQQSHTTTSSLMNLVMQFRKVCNHPDLFERQETRSPFHMSLKPYIMSKFLYRHGLTHNQAKNKLLQVLLSPFSPNHIQQSLFHRKGDDKGSCFSFLRFIDVSPAEMSNLMLQGTLVRWLALFLSLKAAYRLHCQRLFGLEEEGQEEDREGEGDRGRLRPRSRCLSRKDLILWLNRPTAFPNTHTSPVLQDLVFTALRPGMMGHTDATIHSRNSATSTLRPCQPTLPPKFLLTATPRVTAVPMERYCDDRSAEYEWRVTRSGGGAVFKQCFLYGNPDLASDWRTRANAFYPQCPGGVMALSPRHGWSYIRIPDKESLITESGKLHTLDILLSRLKAQGHRVLIYSQMTRMIDLLEEYMVYRKHTYMRLDGSSKISERRDMVADFQSRTDIFVFLLSTRAGGLGINLTAADTVIFYDSDWNPTVDQQAMDRAHRLGQTKQVTVYRLICQGTIEERILQRAKEKSEIQRVVISGGNFKPDTLKPKEVVSLLLDDDELEKKLRQRQDEKRQQEESSKVKERKRKREKYAEKKKNEESENKRRKEVNLVISHAPSADNSNLSADGDDSFISVEMDSAMPSPFSEISLSSELQPGSLPPDADADESSSDMLVIVDDPVSSAPQSRATNSPASVSGSVSDNMNGVSTSDTISPGRGRSGRSRGRPKGSGGGAKSGGKGRGRKSTAGSAAAMAGAMAGAAAASAAAYAAYGYSVSKAGLSASSPLQPSLGRSGTSPAFNPSRSSSPQAKGGTSTPSPHKQLTHSHHHSSHGAVRKGKGPGGPGAR
- the ino80 gene encoding chromatin-remodeling ATPase INO80 isoform X1, with translation MASGQGGRLDAGASGSSGLAKPLYLQRLERSLRLDSFLRHTAAIFNRDITSDDSDDSDGALGTGLSLDPSTQHTALTVKSEPCEQGEGLAEGKPLNGVLLQGKDQKADKTNLYNFSKLKKNRRWLKSILLSDDTTDSDTDSDDSDFSLSREELHDMLRLHRYTRQHQSKFHSDRELHQYQFYSTGLLSTHDSFYEQQRHLLGPKKKKIKDEKKFKAKLKKVKKKKKRGEGDFLDEGRPYVTKIFAKFSHDAPLPMVKKKHLTVEQLNARRRKVWLTIAKKEIPKTFKQKTSAKNLVLTNAKKLAHQCMREVRRAAIQAQKNCKETLPRARRLTKEMMLYWKKYDKVEKEHRKRAEKEALEQRKLDEEMREAKRQQRKLNFLITQTELYAHFMSGKASKGGPGGDKAQEEILKKLDDSGAQRQIDIGGGVMVNMGQEDYDSEYYKSQALRNAKEAYKIHQEKTRMFDEEAKDSRSASLHAAVASFSGAGSGFGESYSLANPSIHAGEEIPQPTIFNGKLKGYQLKGMNWLANLYEQGINGILADEMGLGKTVQSIALLAHLAERDNIWGPFLIISPASTLNNWHQEFTRFVPKFKVLPYWGNPHDRKVIRKFWSQKTLYTQNAPFHVVITSYQLVVQDVKYFQRVKWQYMVLDEAQALKSSTSVRWKILLQFQCRNRLLLTGTPIQNTMAELWALLHFIMPTLFDSHEEFNEWFSKDIESHAENKSAIDENQLSRLHMILKPFMLRRIKKDVENELSDKIEILTYCQLTSRQRLLYQALRNKISIEDLLQSSMGTAQQSHTTTSSLMNLVMQFRKVCNHPDLFERQETRSPFHMSLKPYIMSKFLYRHGLTHNQAKNKLLQVLLSPFSPNHIQQSLFHRKGDDKGSCFSFLRFIDVSPAEMSNLMLQGTLVRWLALFLSLKAAYRLHCQRLFGLEEEGQEEDREGEGDRGRLRPRSRCLSRKDLILWLNRPTAFPNTHTSPVLQDLVFTALRPGMMGHTDATIHSRNSATSTLRPCQPTLPPKFLLTATPRVTAVPMERYCDDRSAEYEWRVTRSGGGAVFKQCFLYGNPDLASDWRTRANAFYPQCPGGVMALSPRHGWSYIRIPDKESLITESGKLHTLDILLSRLKAQGHRVLIYSQMTRMIDLLEEYMVYRKHTYMRLDGSSKISERRDMVADFQSRTDIFVFLLSTRAGGLGINLTAADTVIFYDSDWNPTVDQQAMDRAHRLGQTKQVTVYRLICQGTIEERILQRAKEKSEIQRVVISGGNFKPDTLKPKEVVSLLLDDDELEKKLRQRQDEKRQQEESSKVKERKRKREKYAEKKKNEESENKRRKEVNLVISHAPSADNSNLSADGDDSFISVEMDSAMPSPFSEISLSSELQPGSLPPDADADESSSDMLVIVDDPVSSAPQSRATNSPASVSGSVSDNMNGVSTSDTISPGRGRSGRSRGRPKGSGGGAKSGGKGRGRKSTAGSAAAMAGAMAGAAAASAAAYAAYGYSVSKAGLSASSPLQPSLGRSGTSPAFNPSRSSSPQAKGGTSTPSPHKQLTHSHHHSSHGAVRKGKGPGGPGAR